The Vicia villosa cultivar HV-30 ecotype Madison, WI linkage group LG1, Vvil1.0, whole genome shotgun sequence genome includes a region encoding these proteins:
- the LOC131645015 gene encoding receptor-like serine/threonine-protein kinase SD1-8, which yields MRGCFFFFFFLFLFITISTSTATDTLTSSQILRTNQTLESLQGSFVLGFISGTSSNVYLAIWYKNIPDTVVWVANRDNPLQNSTDTFLKITDDGNIVLLNSSSDSNNLVWSSNSSNQTNAKNQVLVLQLLDTGNLVLRETNMNDPTKYLWQSFDHPTDTLLPNMTMGWNFDKKTEKHLTSWKNTGEDPSSGDYSFKIDFHGLPEVFLRNDDTIIYRSGPWNGERFSGVPEMEPDTDSIVFSFSSNEHGVNYSFSIGNKSIFSRLVVTSDGQLQRLTWVQSSKTWTKFWYAPKDQCDDYKECGPYGVCDSNASPVCECMKGFSPKNEQAWKLRDGSDGCVRDKDLNCTSDKFYHMENVKLPDTTSVFVNTTMEIDECGKLCHRNCSCTGYANIYISNGGSGCVMWFDELNDIRSYPDGGQDLFVRLAASELDNSGSTKKSHKAEIIGITISAAVLVLGLCILLCKKRKLLRYGKTDNSRGSIQRSRELLMNEMVFSSHREASGERNMDELDLPMFDFNTIIIATNNFLEENKLGHGGFGSVYKGRLIEGQEIAVKRLSKTSGQGNEEFKNEVKLIAKLQHRNLVRLLGCCIDQDEKLLVYEYMKNRSLDSILFDKARKSLLDWKKRFDVICGIARGLLYLHHDSRLRIIHRDLKASNILLDGEMNPKISDFGMARIFGHDQTEANTLRVVGTYGYMSPEYAMDGNFSVKSDVFSFGVLVLEIISGKKNRGFYYANDDMNLLKNAWGQWREGKALELIDSSIGDSFTESEVLRCIHVGLLCVQERAEDRPTMPSVLLMLGSETALMPEPRSPGFSLGRSKNPPETDSSSSKQDETWSVNQVTVTLLDAR from the exons AtgcgaggatgtttcttcttcttcttcttcctcttcttgttcATCACAATCTCAACTTCTACAGCCACAGACACGTTAACCTCATCGCAAATTCTCAGAACAAATCAGACCCTTGAATCTCTTCAAGGATCATTCGTTCTTGGTTTCATCTCAGGAACATCTTCCAACGTTTATTTAGCCATATGGTACAAAAACATCCCAGACACTGTTGTTTGGGTCGCTAACAGAGACAACCCTCTCCAAAATTCAACCGACACCTTCCTCAAAATCACTGACGATGGAAACATAGTACTTCTCAATTCATCATCAGACTCAAACAACCTCGTTTGGTCTTCGAATTCTTCGAATCAAACAAATGCTAAAAACCAAGTTCTTGTTCTTCAGCTTTTAGATACTGGAAATCTAGTACTCAGAGAAACAAACATGAATGATCCAACTAAATATCTATGGCAAAGCTTCGATCACCCGACAGATACTTTGTTACCAAACATGACCATGGGTTGGAATTTCGACAAGAAAACTGAAAAGCACTTGACATCATGGAAGAACACAGGTGAAGATCCTTCCTCAGGTGATTATTCATTCAAGATTGATTTTCATGGTTTACCAGAAGTTTTCCTGCGGAATGATGATACGATAATATACCGAAGTGGACCGTGGAATGGTGAAAGATTCAGCGGTGTACCGGAGATGGAACCGGACACAGATTCGATAGTATTCAGTTTCTCATCGAACGAACACGGTGTGAACTACTCGTTTTCGATTGGGAATAAGTCGATTTTTTCGAGACTTGTAGTGACTTCTGATGGTCAACTTCAACGTCTAACTTGGGTTCAGAGTAGCAAAACATGGACAAAGTTTTGGTACGCGCCGAAAGATCAATGTGATGATTACAAAGAATGTGGTCCTTATGGTGTGTGTGATTCCAACGCTTCGCCGGTTTGTGAATGCATGAAAGGTTTTAGTCCTAAGAATGAGCAAGCATGGAAATTGAGAGATGGATCTGATGGGTGTGTTAGGGATAAGGATTTGAATTGTACAAGTGATaaattttatcatatggagaATGTGAAGTTGCCTGATACAACCTCAGTGTTTGTGAACACGACAATGGAGATCGATGAATGCGGTAAATTGTGTCATAGGAATTGTTCTTGTACTGGTTATGCTAATATTTATATAAGTAATGGAGGAAGTGGTTGTGTTATGTGGTTTGATGAACTTAATGATATTAGAAGTTATCCTGATGGTGGACAAGATCTTTTTGTTAGATTAGCAGCTTCTGAGCTAG ATAACTCAGGATCTACTAAGAAAAGTCATAAAGCTGAGATTATAGGAATCACAATTTCTGCAGCTGTTTTGGTTTTGGGATTGTGTATCCTTTTATGTAAGAAGAGGAAATTGCTAAGATATGGAAAGACAGACAACAGCAGAG GTTCTATCCAAAGAAGCAGAGAATTGTTGATGAATGAGATGGTTTTTTCAAGTCATAGAGAAGCCTCAGGAGAAAGGAACATGGATGAACTAGACTTGCCAATGTTTGATTTTAATACCATAATAATAGCTACAAATAACTTCTTGGAAGAAAACAAACTTGGACATGGAGGCTTTGGAAGTGTTTATAAG GGAAGGTTGATTGAAGGGCAAGAAATTGCTGTCAAGAGGCTATCGAAAACTTCGGGGCAAGGAAATGAAGAGTTTAAGAATGAGGTCAAGTTGATTGCCAAGCTTCAACATCGAAACCTTGTTCGGCTTTTAGGTTGCTGCATTGATCAGGATGAGAAGCTTCTTGTGTATGAGTATATGAAAAATAGAAGTCTTGATTCCATTTTGTTTG ACAAAGCTAGAAAATCCTTATTGGACTGGAAAAAGCGATTCGACGTTATATGCGGAATCGCTAGAGGGCTTCTTTATTTGCATCATGATTCAAGACTCCGGATTATCCATAGGGATCTCAAGGCAAGCAATATTTTACTCGACGGCGAAATGAATCCAAAAATATCGGATTTTGGGATGGCTCGAATATTTGGCCATGATCAAACAGAAGCAAATACATTGCGAGTTGTCGGAACATA TGGTTATATGTCTCCTGAATATGCTATGGACGGAAACTTCTCAGTCAAATCAGATGTTTTTAGCTTTGGAGTTCTTGTGCTAGAGATTATAAGTGGAAAGAAAAATAGAGGATTCTACTACGCAAACGATGATATGAATCTTCTAAAGAAT GCATGGGGACAGTGGAGAGAAGGAAAAGCATTGGAACTCATCGATTCGTCGATTGGCGATTCATTTACAGAATCAGAAGTTCTTAGATGCATACATGTTGGACTATTGTGCGTCCAAGAACGGGCCGAAGATAGGCCAACAATGCCTTCAGTGCTCTTGATGCTTGGAAGTGAAACTGCACTAATGCCAGAGCCTAGAAGTCCAGGGTTTTCTCTTGGAAGATCAAAGAATCCTCCGGAGACCGATTCATCTTCGAGTAAGCAAGATGAAACATGGAGTGTGAACCAAGTCACAGTCACATTGCTTGATGCTAGGTAG
- the LOC131624329 gene encoding uncharacterized protein LOC131624329 — translation MKLTSPESPIRQQPTGRIFVSLSEILALLTKQASRLKGKAKATMIKDGEWRIDLKAPKSVLLKLGKKKTTKKKKPEEEEWRNGPIWQKEILMGGKCEPLDFSGVIYYDINGKQTTEFSLRSPRASPSPDYVTRR, via the coding sequence ATGAAGCTCACTTCGCCGGAGTCACCGATACGCCAACAACCGACCGGCCGAATCTTCGTATCATTATCGGAGATTCTCGCGTTACTTACAAAGCAAGCTAGCCGATTAAAAGGAAAGGCGAAAGCAACCATGATCAAAGACGGCGAATGGAGGATCGATCTCAAGGCGCCGAAGTCCGTATTGTTGAAACTCGGGAAGAAAAAGaccacgaagaagaagaagccggAGGAGGAAGAATGGAGAAACGGCCCAATTTGGCAGAAGGAGATATTGATGGGAGGAAAATGCGAGCCATTGGATTTCTCCGGCgttatttattatgatattaacgGGAAACAGACGACGGAGTTTTCTCTCCGGTCACCACGCGCTAGTCCTTCGCCAGATTATGTCACGCGCCGGTGA